The following are encoded in a window of Paenibacillus polymyxa genomic DNA:
- a CDS encoding ABC transporter ATP-binding protein, producing the protein MDNQATCAQRQDTSNPVVTVSGLTKAYAGGKTVLQDVALTISPRECLGIVGESGSGKSTLARCILTLDPFDQGELRLDGQSIRGLKRSELKRIRSRLGAVFQHPSAALNPRLTILHSLLEPLDQLQYYVPSFMAGMSSERRDIAEHLLDMVKLPASYLDKFPHQLSGGEKQRVTIARAISTEPDFIVLDEPTASLDVTTQATVLNLLKDLQDELGLAYLFISHDLAAVHFMSDRIMVMKEGSVVEHFPKEALFHSDRHPYTQSLLEVFSTCCLPTEPILL; encoded by the coding sequence ATGGATAACCAAGCCACCTGCGCTCAGCGGCAAGACACGTCTAATCCTGTCGTGACCGTCTCCGGTTTGACGAAGGCTTACGCTGGAGGCAAAACGGTGCTGCAAGATGTTGCTCTGACGATCTCCCCCCGAGAATGTCTGGGCATCGTCGGGGAAAGCGGCAGTGGGAAAAGTACACTCGCTCGCTGTATTTTGACATTGGACCCCTTTGATCAAGGTGAGCTTAGACTGGATGGACAGTCTATCCGAGGGCTAAAGCGGAGCGAATTAAAACGGATTCGCAGCAGGCTGGGTGCAGTATTTCAACATCCATCTGCGGCTTTGAACCCCAGACTAACCATCCTGCACTCCCTGCTGGAGCCACTGGACCAGCTTCAGTACTATGTTCCTTCCTTTATGGCGGGTATGTCCTCAGAACGTCGGGATATAGCAGAACATTTGCTTGATATGGTAAAGCTTCCAGCCAGCTATCTGGACAAGTTTCCACATCAGCTCAGCGGTGGGGAAAAGCAGCGTGTAACCATCGCACGTGCCATCAGCACAGAGCCGGATTTTATCGTATTGGACGAGCCAACGGCTAGTTTGGATGTGACTACACAAGCCACCGTTTTAAATCTGCTCAAGGATTTGCAGGATGAGCTAGGACTGGCTTACCTGTTTATCTCACATGATCTGGCGGCTGTGCACTTTATGAGTGATCGAATCATGGTCATGAAAGAAGGCAGTGTGGTTGAGCATTTTCCCAAAGAAGCATTATTTCATTCGGATCGCCATCCTTATACACAATCATTACTGGAGGTTTTTTCAACATGTTGCCTTCCCACCGAGCCTATCTTGCTTTAG
- a CDS encoding ABC transporter ATP-binding protein — protein MLTIEGLTIRTNVKTIVEQLELAIRPGEWCALAGESGSGKSMTAFAIGGLLPSSVTAEGIIAWKDNNLLALSAKQRRSLLGSEISYIFQDYHGAFTPFLRVGIQLDELMRAHGKQDRKARKQHCIEVLERVQLPAERVYRSYPFQLSGGQLQRAAIAAALLLEPKLLIADEPTTALDTLTAHRVLQLIDQIRTETGISVLWITHDLRHVRKYADRIAVMREGSLVEIGDTQAVLNHPDHPYTRRLLAAIPPLSPGAPARLPYNSTEEQNAMERSALHG, from the coding sequence ATGCTGACTATTGAAGGCTTAACGATTCGGACAAATGTAAAAACGATTGTAGAGCAACTGGAGCTTGCCATTCGTCCGGGGGAATGGTGTGCTCTAGCCGGCGAAAGCGGTAGCGGCAAAAGCATGACGGCGTTCGCTATCGGCGGCCTTCTCCCCTCTTCTGTTACAGCGGAAGGAATCATTGCGTGGAAGGACAATAATTTGCTAGCCCTATCCGCTAAACAACGACGTTCTTTGCTGGGTAGTGAAATATCTTACATTTTTCAAGACTACCACGGGGCTTTCACCCCCTTTCTGCGTGTAGGCATCCAACTGGACGAGCTGATGCGCGCCCATGGCAAACAAGATCGCAAGGCGCGCAAACAGCACTGTATCGAGGTGCTGGAGCGCGTACAGCTTCCCGCCGAGCGTGTGTACCGCAGCTATCCGTTCCAGCTCAGCGGCGGTCAATTGCAACGGGCAGCTATTGCGGCTGCACTGCTTCTGGAGCCGAAGTTGCTTATTGCCGACGAGCCTACAACAGCGCTGGATACGCTCACAGCTCATCGGGTGCTCCAACTCATTGACCAAATCCGAACGGAAACGGGTATTTCCGTCTTGTGGATCACTCACGACCTGCGTCATGTACGCAAGTATGCAGATCGAATCGCAGTGATGCGCGAAGGTTCACTGGTTGAAATAGGTGACACGCAAGCGGTGCTGAACCATCCGGACCACCCGTATACTCGTCGTCTACTGGCGGCTATTCCGCCGCTGTCTCCGGGCGCTCCAGCACGTTTACCTTACAACAGCACTGAAGAACAAAACGCAATGGAAAGGAGCGCTTTACATGGATAA
- a CDS encoding MATE family efflux transporter has translation MLPSHRAYLALAIPLIISTITTPLLGAVDTAVIGHLSHSAYLGGVAVGTLIFNTLYWLFGFLRVSTSAFTAQAAGAQNNDQSIAALMRPLAIALLIGAVFIVLQKPILLASLQLIHPAQDVAAQAAIYFSIRIWGAPLTLVNYVLLGWLMGLSRVKATLFLQITMNVINMVLAIVFTQMMHWNVTGVASATLIAEVLACILGLVLVFRSSIWREWKQSGQMNWRGWFGASELKSVMATNLDLMIRTACLLTMFNLFTARSASFGTDQLAANAILLQIHYIMAYFFDGFANASSIMTGQAQGAGDRKMLQRVIHLSWFWTLMTSVVTGGLYFALKEPLISLFTDNATVISLTGPYNGWLVVFPLAAGLGLVFYGVFTGMTVTYPIRNSMLISLLCFLIALFWCVPHYGNHGLWLSFIVFALGRSLFLVIYLPRLQRI, from the coding sequence ATGTTGCCTTCCCACCGAGCCTATCTTGCTTTAGCTATCCCTTTAATTATTTCGACGATTACAACCCCGCTGCTCGGTGCGGTGGATACAGCTGTAATCGGTCATTTGAGCCATTCCGCGTATTTAGGCGGTGTAGCGGTGGGCACTCTTATTTTCAATACTTTATATTGGCTGTTTGGCTTCCTGCGAGTCAGCACATCGGCTTTCACGGCACAAGCCGCGGGGGCACAAAATAACGACCAGAGCATAGCTGCTCTCATGCGCCCACTGGCCATTGCTCTACTCATTGGTGCGGTATTCATTGTGTTACAAAAGCCAATTCTGCTAGCTTCTCTTCAGCTAATCCATCCGGCTCAGGATGTAGCGGCGCAGGCAGCAATTTATTTTAGCATTCGTATTTGGGGAGCCCCTCTTACATTGGTGAACTATGTGCTGCTCGGCTGGCTGATGGGATTATCCCGTGTGAAGGCTACATTATTTTTGCAAATTACAATGAACGTAATCAATATGGTATTAGCTATTGTATTTACACAGATGATGCATTGGAATGTCACTGGTGTAGCAAGCGCTACTCTGATTGCGGAGGTTCTTGCATGTATATTGGGTCTAGTTCTGGTGTTCCGCTCATCGATTTGGAGAGAATGGAAGCAAAGCGGACAGATGAATTGGCGAGGTTGGTTTGGAGCCTCAGAGTTGAAAAGTGTCATGGCAACAAACCTTGATCTTATGATTCGTACAGCCTGTCTGCTGACGATGTTTAATCTGTTTACGGCGCGCAGTGCGAGCTTTGGGACCGATCAGTTGGCGGCGAACGCTATTTTGCTACAGATCCACTATATTATGGCTTACTTTTTTGATGGGTTCGCCAACGCCAGTAGCATTATGACGGGTCAGGCTCAGGGTGCCGGGGATCGTAAAATGCTGCAAAGGGTTATTCACTTGTCCTGGTTCTGGACACTGATGACCAGCGTAGTGACGGGAGGATTGTATTTCGCACTGAAAGAGCCGCTTATCTCGCTATTTACGGATAATGCTACAGTGATTAGCCTTACAGGCCCTTATAATGGATGGCTTGTGGTCTTTCCGCTGGCAGCCGGGCTGGGACTGGTGTTCTATGGTGTGTTTACAGGAATGACAGTAACGTATCCGATTCGTAATTCGATGCTGATCTCATTGCTCTGCTTTTTGATCGCTCTCTTCTGGTGCGTTCCCCATTATGGGAATCACGGACTTTGGCTGTCCTTTATCGTGTTTGCACTAGGACGGTCACTGTTTCTTGTAATCTATTTACCTCGCTTGCAGAGGATATAG
- the cysC gene encoding adenylyl-sulfate kinase, producing MNPSSNITWHVSDIDKQARQLLNGHKSPVLWFTGLSGSGKSTVSCTLEKALYARGIHTFILDGDNVRHGLNQNLGFLPADRKENIRRIAEVAKLMAHAGVLTICATISPYREDREMVKEILQQEGCYEIYIQCSLEECERRDPKGMYKKARAGEIHHFTGIDAPYEAPLEPDLIVSTEGREVIQSVQDILDFLDREQLLL from the coding sequence ATGAATCCATCTTCGAATATAACCTGGCATGTGTCCGATATTGATAAGCAAGCGCGTCAGCTTTTGAATGGCCATAAAAGTCCGGTACTTTGGTTTACAGGGCTGTCTGGTTCGGGAAAATCAACGGTATCCTGCACACTTGAAAAAGCGTTATACGCACGAGGCATACACACGTTTATTTTGGATGGAGATAATGTTCGGCACGGTTTAAATCAGAATCTAGGTTTCCTGCCCGCTGACCGTAAAGAAAATATCCGCCGTATTGCCGAAGTTGCAAAGCTAATGGCACATGCGGGTGTTCTAACGATTTGCGCCACCATTTCCCCTTATCGTGAAGATCGTGAAATGGTAAAGGAGATTTTACAGCAGGAAGGTTGCTATGAGATTTATATACAGTGCAGCTTGGAGGAATGTGAGCGACGCGATCCAAAAGGAATGTACAAGAAAGCGCGTGCCGGAGAAATTCATCATTTTACGGGGATTGATGCTCCCTATGAAGCACCGCTGGAACCTGATCTAATCGTATCTACTGAAGGTCGAGAGGTAATCCAGTCGGTTCAGGATATCTTGGATTTTCTCGACAGGGAGCAGCTACTATTATGA
- the nikA gene encoding nickel ABC transporter substrate-binding protein, with amino-acid sequence MFKLSYFKLFIPTVMAVMMAACASSPSASPSPSAAPQDKSVTLLFNVQSPSIDPHSDVNYTAVRAGVSETLIKVNKDLKLEAWLAEKWDSKDGQHWTFNIRPGVNFHSGKAVNAAAVKASLERALKLNPSVKNALHIRDIHADGQILTITTDKPFPEFVSELVHPNTAIIDTTTTGDLPSGTGPFKIASFRAGSELNLDRNEQYWNGKVKLKHAKFMFNEDANARQLAFQAKTADIVYRPPIESLELLKADSTVKVDSLPSLRTHQLIYNMNNNDLKKTAVRKAFDNLINRDEIASGIMSGQGTPAQGPFLSDFPFSPKYITKQFDLNAAREGFKQAGYTVQNGKVANPDGKPLHLTLLTYQSRAELPLISQLIQANAKELGITIDIRQVDNIDEYLAAHQDWDLATYSSITVPRGDASYFLNAAYMPEGALNYGRVHVPELTGMISQLNTTVNEEERNKLALKAVTLIDQENLQSFLVHPNNVVAYRDYVHNWVTSQSEYYLLTQDLDVN; translated from the coding sequence TTGTTTAAGCTTTCGTATTTTAAACTATTTATACCTACGGTAATGGCGGTGATGATGGCAGCCTGCGCTTCATCTCCGTCAGCTTCACCCTCTCCATCTGCTGCACCACAAGATAAAAGTGTCACCTTATTGTTTAACGTGCAAAGCCCTTCTATAGACCCTCATTCAGATGTAAATTACACAGCTGTTCGTGCTGGAGTAAGTGAAACACTGATCAAAGTGAACAAGGATCTCAAGCTGGAAGCTTGGCTTGCAGAAAAATGGGATAGCAAGGACGGACAGCACTGGACTTTCAACATCCGACCAGGTGTAAACTTCCACAGCGGTAAAGCCGTCAATGCTGCTGCTGTCAAAGCCTCTTTGGAAAGAGCGTTAAAGCTCAATCCATCGGTCAAAAATGCGCTGCATATCCGTGATATTCATGCGGATGGACAGATTTTGACCATTACGACAGACAAGCCTTTCCCGGAATTTGTGTCTGAGCTGGTTCATCCGAATACGGCTATTATAGACACCACAACTACAGGTGACCTCCCATCAGGGACGGGACCGTTCAAGATTGCCAGCTTCCGTGCTGGAAGTGAACTGAATTTAGATCGCAATGAACAATATTGGAACGGTAAAGTAAAGTTGAAACATGCCAAATTCATGTTTAACGAAGACGCCAATGCGCGTCAGCTTGCTTTTCAAGCCAAAACAGCTGATATTGTGTATCGCCCGCCAATTGAAAGCTTGGAGCTATTGAAAGCTGATTCTACTGTTAAGGTTGACTCGCTTCCTAGTTTGCGAACGCATCAGCTGATTTACAATATGAACAATAACGATCTGAAAAAGACGGCTGTGCGTAAAGCATTCGATAACCTGATCAATCGGGATGAGATTGCCAGTGGTATCATGTCTGGTCAGGGAACCCCTGCTCAAGGCCCGTTCTTGTCCGACTTTCCTTTTTCACCAAAATATATTACGAAACAGTTTGATTTGAATGCTGCACGAGAAGGCTTCAAGCAAGCTGGATATACAGTGCAGAACGGAAAAGTTGCGAACCCCGACGGCAAGCCGCTTCATCTTACACTGCTAACTTACCAGTCGAGAGCGGAGCTTCCACTCATTTCCCAGCTGATTCAGGCTAACGCTAAAGAACTTGGCATTACGATTGATATCCGTCAGGTTGATAATATTGACGAATATCTCGCCGCACATCAGGATTGGGATTTAGCGACTTATAGTAGCATTACAGTCCCGCGCGGCGATGCAAGCTATTTTCTGAATGCGGCTTACATGCCTGAAGGAGCACTGAATTATGGGCGTGTGCATGTACCAGAACTCACGGGTATGATTTCACAGCTGAACACAACCGTGAATGAGGAAGAACGCAACAAGCTGGCGCTGAAGGCTGTCACACTGATTGACCAAGAAAATCTGCAATCCTTTCTGGTCCATCCTAACAACGTAGTGGCCTATCGCGATTACGTACATAACTGGGTAACTAGCCAAAGTGAATACTACTTGCTGACCCAGGACCTGGATGTGAATTAG
- the nikC gene encoding nickel transporter permease encodes MIKSVHAENGQLTRTRLSKTWIVSLSILLILAAITVVPFLAPQDPYRIQMGNRLQSISATHWLGTDHLGRDVLSRVIAGLRTTVGTSLLILAVSLVVGVPLGLLSGFIGGWMDRVFKRVVDAFMTLPDYIFAIVLSGLLGPGLVNLIFAVTAVKWVGYARLVRSTVLAEKQKDYISLSILAGTSSLRIVMRHILPHAIGNVLVLATLDIGKIILMIASLSFLGLGPQPPIPEWGTMLNEGRAYFQMAPHLMLVPGIAVVLTVLLANVLGDKLRDRYDVKTRTEE; translated from the coding sequence ATGATAAAATCCGTACATGCGGAAAACGGGCAGCTCACTAGAACACGATTGTCCAAAACATGGATCGTGTCGCTCTCCATCCTGCTCATTCTTGCAGCAATTACAGTCGTTCCGTTTCTTGCACCGCAAGATCCGTATCGCATCCAGATGGGGAATCGACTACAATCGATCAGCGCTACGCACTGGCTGGGAACGGATCATTTGGGCAGAGATGTACTATCGAGAGTCATAGCTGGACTTCGGACGACTGTCGGAACCAGTTTGTTGATTTTGGCCGTTTCGCTGGTTGTCGGGGTCCCTCTTGGTCTGCTTTCAGGATTTATTGGAGGCTGGATGGATCGTGTATTCAAGCGGGTGGTCGATGCCTTCATGACATTACCTGATTATATTTTTGCCATTGTACTGAGCGGTTTGCTCGGACCAGGCTTAGTAAATCTTATTTTCGCGGTGACTGCGGTAAAATGGGTTGGTTATGCACGTCTGGTGCGTAGTACCGTTCTGGCAGAAAAGCAAAAGGATTACATTTCGTTATCCATACTGGCGGGTACCTCCTCCCTGCGGATTGTCATGCGGCATATTCTCCCCCATGCAATTGGGAATGTTCTTGTGTTGGCTACGCTGGATATCGGCAAAATCATTTTAATGATTGCCTCCCTATCTTTTTTGGGCTTAGGTCCACAGCCGCCAATTCCCGAATGGGGTACTATGTTGAATGAAGGACGAGCGTATTTTCAAATGGCTCCCCACCTGATGCTGGTTCCAGGGATAGCTGTCGTGCTAACAGTGCTACTGGCGAACGTATTGGGAGACAAACTGCGCGACCGTTATGATGTTAAAACCCGGACAGAGGAGTGA
- the nikB gene encoding nickel ABC transporter permease, with the protein MFKSIAKKFLELVLFFLILSFVSFCLLKLVPGDPVRSILRVDDVAVSNQQIMDMRSQLGLDQSLPVQYGKWLIQLLQFDFGQSYLTHRPVFTEFMEKLPYTLLLTGGSLFIMLLIALPLGTMAALYRNRWIDRASRVFALIGSSIPSFWLGLLFIEWFAVKLRILPSMGEGTAFHLVLPSLTLGLAMAAVYVRMIRASLIESSGQDFIKAAQARGISPIRIFFRHMLRHSLVPLITVFSESIGSLLGGTVVIEVLFAYPGLGKWIVDAIAARDYPIIQGYTVFMAAFIVCINILVELSYRWVNPEIALKEKRLS; encoded by the coding sequence ATGTTCAAATCCATCGCCAAAAAGTTTCTTGAACTGGTTTTGTTCTTTCTTATTCTTTCCTTTGTGAGCTTCTGTCTGCTTAAGCTTGTTCCAGGCGATCCCGTCCGGAGCATTCTCCGAGTCGATGATGTAGCTGTGTCCAATCAGCAAATTATGGATATGCGCAGCCAACTGGGGCTGGATCAATCATTGCCTGTGCAATATGGTAAGTGGTTGATTCAGTTACTTCAGTTTGATTTTGGACAATCTTATTTAACCCATCGTCCGGTATTCACAGAGTTTATGGAAAAACTGCCTTATACACTTCTGCTGACCGGAGGCTCCCTGTTCATTATGCTGCTGATAGCTCTCCCGCTCGGAACGATGGCAGCGCTCTACCGTAACCGTTGGATTGACAGAGCCAGTCGTGTGTTTGCCTTAATCGGCTCCTCGATTCCCAGCTTTTGGCTGGGGCTTTTGTTTATCGAATGGTTTGCAGTTAAATTGCGCATTTTGCCGTCTATGGGTGAAGGAACCGCTTTTCATTTGGTACTCCCTTCTCTTACCTTGGGATTGGCAATGGCGGCCGTTTATGTACGAATGATCCGCGCAAGTCTGATTGAAAGCTCGGGGCAAGACTTTATCAAAGCGGCGCAAGCGCGTGGAATCAGCCCCATCCGCATTTTTTTCAGACACATGCTTCGTCACAGTCTAGTTCCGCTTATTACGGTATTCAGTGAGAGTATAGGCAGCCTACTGGGAGGTACAGTCGTAATTGAAGTGCTATTCGCCTATCCGGGGCTGGGCAAATGGATTGTGGATGCCATCGCTGCAAGGGATTACCCCATAATTCAGGGCTATACCGTATTTATGGCTGCATTCATTGTATGTATCAATATTTTGGTAGAGCTGTCCTACCGTTGGGTCAATCCTGAAATCGCTTTGAAGGAGAAACGTTTATCATGA
- the katA gene encoding catalase KatA, with product MSNQPTNLTTSWGAPVGDNQNSITAGSRGPTLIQDVHLLEKLAHFNRERVPERVVHAKGAGAHGYFEVTNDLSAYTKASFLSEVGKRTPMFIRFSTVAGELGSSDTVRDPRGFAVKFYTEEGNYDLVGNNTPVFFIRDAIKFPDFIHTQKRHPQSHLKNPNAVWDFWSLSPESLHQVSILMSDRGIPATLRHMHGFGSHTFKWVNSEGQAVWVKYHFKTEQGVQNLDVDLAAKIAGENPDYHTEDLFNAIKKGDFPAWKLHVQIMPVEDADTYRFDPFDVTKVWSQKDYPLIEVGRMVLNRNPENYFAEVEQATFSPGSFVPGIEASPDKMLQGRLFAYGDAHRYRVGANHNSLPINRPHAEVHNYQRDGALRSDSNGGGSVYYEPNSLGGPKESPAHKIAPFEVSGEAQSVAYDHHDHYTQPGDLYRLLSEEERVRLVRNIVNAMKPVESDEIKLRQIGHFYKADPEYGRRVADGLGLTVPQGE from the coding sequence ATGAGTAACCAACCAACGAACCTGACTACAAGCTGGGGCGCTCCTGTTGGAGATAATCAAAATTCGATCACAGCAGGCTCACGGGGTCCCACACTAATTCAGGATGTGCATCTGCTGGAGAAATTGGCGCATTTTAACCGGGAGCGTGTGCCGGAACGTGTCGTTCATGCAAAAGGTGCAGGGGCGCACGGATATTTTGAAGTCACTAATGATTTGTCTGCATATACAAAAGCAAGCTTCTTGTCTGAAGTGGGCAAGCGTACACCGATGTTTATCCGTTTTTCTACTGTGGCGGGTGAGCTGGGCTCGTCCGATACTGTACGCGACCCACGTGGTTTTGCGGTGAAGTTTTATACAGAAGAAGGCAACTATGATCTCGTGGGCAATAATACACCTGTGTTTTTTATTCGGGATGCCATTAAATTTCCTGACTTTATTCATACGCAAAAACGTCATCCCCAATCCCATCTGAAAAACCCGAATGCGGTCTGGGATTTCTGGTCCTTATCTCCTGAATCGCTGCATCAGGTAAGTATCCTTATGTCTGACCGCGGTATTCCAGCTACACTTAGACATATGCATGGTTTCGGTAGTCACACGTTCAAGTGGGTAAATTCCGAAGGACAGGCAGTATGGGTGAAATATCATTTTAAAACAGAGCAAGGTGTGCAAAATCTTGATGTGGATTTGGCTGCGAAAATTGCCGGTGAAAATCCGGATTATCATACAGAAGATTTGTTTAATGCCATCAAAAAAGGTGATTTTCCGGCATGGAAACTTCATGTGCAGATTATGCCCGTAGAAGATGCAGATACGTATCGCTTTGATCCATTTGATGTGACAAAAGTATGGTCTCAAAAGGATTATCCGCTGATTGAGGTTGGGCGCATGGTGCTGAATCGTAATCCTGAGAACTACTTTGCTGAGGTAGAGCAGGCGACATTCTCTCCGGGTTCATTTGTTCCTGGAATTGAAGCATCCCCGGATAAAATGCTGCAAGGACGCCTGTTTGCCTACGGCGACGCACATCGCTACCGTGTAGGTGCAAATCATAATTCGTTGCCGATCAACCGTCCGCATGCAGAAGTACACAACTACCAACGCGATGGTGCATTACGCAGTGACAGCAATGGCGGAGGATCTGTTTATTACGAGCCTAATAGTCTCGGTGGACCCAAAGAATCACCTGCGCACAAAATTGCTCCTTTTGAAGTGTCTGGCGAAGCGCAAAGTGTAGCCTACGATCATCATGATCACTACACACAGCCGGGCGACCTGTACCGTTTGCTCAGTGAAGAAGAGCGTGTACGTCTGGTCCGAAACATCGTAAATGCGATGAAGCCGGTAGAAAGTGATGAAATCAAACTGCGTCAGATCGGACATTTCTACAAAGCTGATCCTGAATATGGACGTCGTGTAGCGGATGGTCTGGGCTTGACCGTTCCACAAGGCGAGTAA
- a CDS encoding DHA2 family efflux MFS transporter permease subunit → MSQSSSPSEPKTFKVLPIMIALLLSGFIGMFSETALNIALNDLMQILHITTATAQWLTTAYLLTLGILVPVSGLLIQTFTTRQLFVTSLLFSIAGCLVAALAPTFSVLLIARILQAIGTALLLPLMFNTILIIFPAEKRGAAMGIIGLVIMFAPAVGPTIAGLVLQNLSWHWIFWISLPFLVLSLICGILFMQNVSETTKPKIDLLSILLSSIGFGGVVFGFSKSGEGGEGWASLMVLLPVIVGLVSLILFSVRQLKMKQPMLNLRVFKYPMFVIGVIMVFLCMMTILSTMLILPLFLQKGLALSALTAGLVLLPGGIINGLLSPIMGSLFDKFGPKWLVIPGLVIVAAVLFFLSGITTTSTLVLIIVLHSCLMIGISMIMMPAQTNGLNQLPMDLYPDGTAIMSTLQQVAGAIGTAVAVSILSKGMDSYLSQSSMPESVNEMANAMAIGSQNSFFFAMIISVIGLILAFFIRRVHVEHGTAKAPMH, encoded by the coding sequence ATGAGTCAATCGAGTTCACCCTCTGAACCCAAAACGTTCAAGGTGCTACCTATTATGATTGCCCTGCTCCTTAGCGGCTTTATTGGGATGTTCAGTGAAACGGCACTTAACATTGCACTGAATGATTTGATGCAGATTTTGCATATTACAACTGCAACAGCCCAATGGTTGACTACCGCTTATCTGCTTACACTCGGTATTTTAGTACCTGTATCGGGATTGCTGATTCAAACCTTTACGACAAGACAGCTGTTTGTGACATCGTTGCTGTTTTCAATAGCTGGTTGTCTCGTTGCTGCACTTGCACCTACTTTTTCAGTGCTATTGATCGCACGTATTCTTCAGGCCATTGGTACAGCGTTGTTATTGCCGTTGATGTTTAACACCATCTTGATCATTTTCCCGGCTGAAAAGAGAGGCGCGGCTATGGGGATCATCGGATTGGTAATTATGTTTGCACCTGCCGTTGGACCTACCATTGCAGGACTGGTACTGCAAAATCTGTCTTGGCACTGGATCTTCTGGATTTCCCTTCCGTTCTTGGTTCTCTCGCTGATTTGCGGTATTTTATTTATGCAAAACGTTTCAGAAACGACCAAGCCTAAAATTGATCTTTTATCTATCCTCCTGTCTTCCATTGGCTTCGGCGGTGTTGTGTTTGGTTTCAGTAAATCCGGAGAAGGTGGCGAAGGTTGGGCTAGCCTGATGGTTCTGCTTCCTGTGATTGTCGGTCTGGTATCGTTGATACTGTTCTCTGTACGTCAGTTGAAGATGAAGCAGCCTATGTTGAACTTGCGTGTGTTTAAGTATCCTATGTTCGTGATCGGCGTTATTATGGTGTTCTTATGTATGATGACGATTCTTTCTACGATGCTGATTCTTCCACTCTTTTTGCAAAAAGGGCTGGCTTTGTCTGCTCTAACAGCAGGTTTGGTACTTCTGCCTGGTGGGATTATCAACGGTCTCTTGTCTCCCATTATGGGCTCCCTATTCGATAAATTCGGTCCCAAATGGCTTGTCATTCCAGGGCTAGTGATCGTGGCCGCTGTTTTATTTTTCCTGTCTGGCATTACAACAACTTCAACTCTCGTACTCATTATTGTGCTTCATAGTTGCTTGATGATCGGCATTTCCATGATTATGATGCCAGCTCAGACAAACGGACTTAACCAGCTCCCTATGGATCTATACCCAGACGGAACGGCCATTATGAGCACGCTCCAACAAGTTGCTGGTGCTATTGGTACAGCCGTAGCGGTAAGTATTCTCTCGAAAGGCATGGACAGCTATTTGAGCCAATCCAGTATGCCTGAATCCGTAAATGAAATGGCCAATGCCATGGCAATCGGATCACAAAATTCATTTTTCTTTGCGATGATCATCAGTGTGATCGGGTTGATCCTTGCGTTTTTCATCCGCAGAGTTCATGTTGAACATGGCACTGCCAAAGCACCCATGCATTAA